Proteins from a genomic interval of Trichoderma breve strain T069 chromosome 2, whole genome shotgun sequence:
- a CDS encoding heterokaryon incompatibility protein (HET) domain-containing protein produces MSGVENSSSTVEVVAQAKPSAQNADNLPIPGAHPLGGYSPSLALLGVSYDVPADEKYIYEPLPTEGEFVRLLEADLDSERLSFHLTTVALADCYGSYDALSYVWGDPLEKINITIDGKILSVTINLFQALNGLLSKGGLRRLWIDAICVNQEDLNERSKQVRLMGKIYKQSGNVPIWLGQNKTDISLPCVNLLKDTAVASRKIWETYGHEKNVPNPMVDNPICSDPNQWDMVREMTSLPWFSRVWVLQEAGLALQATLVWGEATINISDIVEVSNLCLMAGHLFPVSDIGLFKITDTFADLWNSMATSVSWKRELSERPVQSLEAQRPKVSFTEVLHIGRRFEATDHRDYVFAFLGHPSALNPQTGDILLNPDYNKSLLDVYYETACALLKIAELSFILSCVDRNQETLDSNFPSWVPHWNLAKNVCALAYPTLWYYAGGRDTTAVFSLNDDRSLQIEGFILDTVTWAGLATTESDFSTHSVGKDRPVVEQIWQDLVENEDAATQYPPEDKVEAFSLTLVANAAQADQKPSDLADEHREGFRGYCAKFGCAIQDVGLEGAKSESWRFERGAAWAAHNRRVFRTKTGYYGLAHRLIREGDVCCVFPGLRVPFVLRPVRRDGGGPAYKLVGDAYVHGVMRGEAMMMLKDGKAVLQNITII; encoded by the coding sequence atgtcCGGAGTTGAGAACAGCAGCTCGACGGTGGAAGTTGTGGCACAAGCCAAGCCCAGCGCCCAGAATGCAGATAATCTTCCGATCCCAGGCGCACATCCTTTGGGGGGATATTCGCCGTCTCTGGCCTTGCTCGGCGTTTCTTACGACGTCCCTGCCGATGAGAAATACATATATGAGCCGTTGCCAACAGAAGGCGAGTTTGTCCGGCTGCTAGAAGCGGACTTGGACTCAGAAAGGTTGTCATTTCACTTAACTACTGTCGCGTTAGCTGACTGCTATGGGAGCTATGATGCGCTCTCTTACGTCTGGGGAGATCCACTTGAGAAGATTAACATCACTATTGATGGGAAAATTCTCTCGGTCACAatcaatctcttccaagCATTGAACGGGCTGCTTTCCAAGGGTGGTCTGCGTCGGCTCTGGATCGACGCCATCTGCGTGAATCAAGAAGATTTGAACGAACGCAGTAAGCAAGTTCGTCTGATGGGAAAGATTTACAAACAATCAGGCAATGTTCCCATCTGGCTGGGTCAAAACAAGACAGATATTTCTCTCCCATGCGTCAATCTGCTCAAGGACACAGCGGTGGCATCAAGAAAGATCTGGGAAACTTACGGGCATGAGAAGAATGTTCCCAATCCAATGGTAGATAACCCCATCTGCTCCGATCCAAACCAATGGGACATGGTTCGAGAAATGACGAGTCTCCCGTGGTTTTCTCGAGTATGGGTTTTGCAGGAGGCTGGGCTGGCACTGCAAGCAACATTGGTATGGGGCGAAGCGACCATTAACATCAGCGACATCGTTGAAGTGTCTAACCTTTGTCTCATGGCTGGGCATCTATTTCCGGTATCCGACATTGGATTATTCAAGATAACCGACACATTTGCCGACCTGTGGAATTCCATGGCCACTTCTGTGTCATGGAAAAGGGAGTTATCCGAGAGGCCCGTCCAATCGCTCGAGGCCCAACGCCCCAAGGTATCTTTCACTGAGGTCCTTCATATTGGTCGTCGCTTCGAAGCTACGGACCATAGAGACTACGTATTTGCATTCCTTGGGCATCCCAGCGCACTGAATCCCCAGACGGGCGATATTCTATTAAATCCAGACTACAACAAAAGCTTACTTGATGTATACTACGAAACCGCCTGCGCGCTTCTTAAAATCGCCGAGTTGTCATTCATCTTATCTTGCGTAGACCGCAATCAGGAGACTCTGGACAGTAATTTCCCGTCATGGGTGCCGCACTGGAATCTGGCCAAGAACGTTTGTGCTCTCGCATATCCTACCCTCTGGTACTACGCAGGCGGACGCGATACAACAGCAGTTTTCTCTTTAAATGACGATCGCTCATTGCAAATCGAGGGATTCATTCTCGACACAGTCACGTGGGCCGGATTGGCCACGACAGAAAGCGACTTTAGCACCCATTCAGTTGGTAAAGATCGCCCGGTGGTTGAGCAGATTTGGCAAGATCTCGTGGAAAACGAAGATGCCGCAACGCAATACCCCCCAGAAGACAAAGTCGAAGCCTTTTCTCTGACTCTAGTCGCAAACGCCGCACAGGCCGACCAAAAACCCAGCGACCTTGCCGACGAGCATCGGGAAGGCTTTCGCGGCTACTGCGCAAAGTTTGGTTGCGCAATCCAGGATGTCGGCCTCGAGGGTGCAAAGTCGGAGTCATGGCGCTTTGAGAGAGGAGCCGCCTGGGCAGCTCACAACCGGCGTGTCTTCCGTACCAAGACGGGCTATTACGGCCTGGCTCATAGATTGATTCGAGAGGGCGATGTATGCTGTGTGTTTCCAGGCCTTAGGGTCCCGTTCGTGTTACGGCCTGTGCGGAGGGACGGAGGCGGCCCGGCGTACAAGCTTGTTGGCGATGCGTACGTTCATGGCGTTATGAGAGgagaggcgatgatgatgctaaAGGACGGGAAAGCTGTCCTGCAAAATATTACGATTATCTGA